In Bactrocera oleae isolate idBacOlea1 chromosome 5, idBacOlea1, whole genome shotgun sequence, a genomic segment contains:
- the LOC106625461 gene encoding uncharacterized protein, which produces MCEAVLERARQQKEGAKRLYQLFKFENMTVTSPPALKVYFWEYFDIDKLNRQIHKDRSKFQHDIAMPMRQINSRPLKIILWLRNLSEKNLDIRLKRIQKCECVPLETRVGFNQFRQLFHCPHRRLIHILQEVIHMKPNDLVALRIVFYYFLFGEHTLTYEFNCSDSRVLTLNFKVNVIGFDPNACIITKELLPTELKEHRRFVQPIWVQNITGQHLNFVFSTRERGLKLMNPNLTVPRLSVWPLMVEYRPSDFENQLDFNLNFENIRSKFQVKAVGYLEKVAEDPEVPLEDYECADFPYVIYPNKIEFDMQRSEQRSHMVAIHNYNQKCVEFRWQNYIISDLFEVTFEPNVFRLKPHHSKLCIVNMRVYERALHFKRIPLALEVHRVFDKSTKLAKELLEEVESIDDPKWKESSYMMHIFLHLNVKVNFKPDEPINIAWELLPPKREQSKASTTTIFEKLYWDYLSESNFMRPKSSAKINDELSYAEVLRLNAGPLPLVKTIDINRNSILRIISQLIAESLHDLAKNWLFIPIEFAEDPQ; this is translated from the exons aTGTGTGAAGCTGTACTCGAAAGGGCTCGTCAACAAAAGGAGGGAGCTAAACgattatatcaattatttaaatttgaaaacatgACCGTTACATCACCACCGGCACTGAAAGTGTACTTTTGGGAATATTTCGATATTGATAA ACTCAATCGGCAAATTCATAAGGATAGAAGCAAATTTCAACACGACATTGCCATGCCAATGCGTCAAATCAATAGTCGTCCCCTGAAAATTATTCTCTGGTTGCGAAACTTGTCCGAGAAAAATCTCGATATACGTTTAAAGCGTATACAAAAATGCGAATGCGTGCCACTGGAAACTCGTGTGGGCTTCAATCAGTTTCGGCAACTCTTCCACTGTCCACATAGGCGTCTAATTCATATTCTGCAAGAGGTCATACATATGAAACCTAACGATTTAGTGGCGTTGAGAAtcgttttctattattttttattcggcGAACACACGCTTACATATGAATTTAA TTGCTCCGATTCACGAGTTCTAACTTTGAATTTCAAAGTCAATGTAATCGGTTTTGATCCAAATGCTTGCATTATTACTAAAGAACTTTTACCAACCGAGTTGAAAGAGCATCGTCGTTTTGTTCAGCCGATTTGGGTGCAGAATATAACGGGTCAACATTTGAATTTTGTCTTTTCGACACGAGAACGCGGCTTAAAGTTGATGAATCCCAATTTAACAGTGCCACGTTTAAGTGTCTGGCCGCTGATGGTGGAATATAGACCGAGCGATTTCGAAAATCAG CtggattttaatttaaatttcgaaaatattcgttCGAAGTTTCAAGTCAAAGCAGTGGGCTATCTCGAAAAGGTTGCCGAGGACCCAGAAGTGCCGCTTGAGGATTATGAATGCGCTGATTTCCCATACGTTATTTACcccaataaaatagaatttgaTATGCAACGTTCGGAGCAAAGAAGCCATATGGTGGCCATTCATAATTACAACCAAAAATGCGTCGAGTTCCGCTGGCAAAA CTACATCATCAGCGATTTATTCGAAGTAACGTTCGAGCCGAATGTATTCCGTCTTAAGCCACATCATTCGAAACTTTGCATTGTCAATATGCGTGTTTACGAACGGGCGCTTCACTTTAAACGTATTCCATTAGCATTGGAAGTACATCGGGTATTCGATAAATCAACGAAACTTGCAAAGGAACTGTTGGAGGAAGTGGAATCCATTGATGATCCCAAATGGAAGGAGTCCAGCTATATGatgcatatatttttgcatctaaatgtgaaagtaaattttaagcccgatgaaccaaTAAATATTGCTTGGGAACTGTTGCCGCCCAAACGTGAGCAATCGAAAGCTTCAACTACAACAATATTTGAGAAACTATATTGGGATTATTTGTCAGAGTCCAATTTTATGCGACCGAAATCGTCTGCTAAAATAAATGATGAACTCAGCTATGCTGAAGTTTTACGTTTGAATGCCGGTCCATTGCCACTTGTTAAAACCATAGACATCAATCGCAA TAGTATTTTGCGTATAATCAGTCAACTTATCGCCGAATCCCTGCATGATTTGGCAAAGAATTGGCTTTTCATTCCAATTGAATTTGCTGAAGACCCACAATAA
- the Tat gene encoding tyrosine aminotransferase, which produces MPASDSERNISTSNTENINLTKDPQHSNDDQKLNQNVRQEWNIKASKISARTHNRIRGIVESLKIKPNPDKPMIPLSIGDPTTFGNLRASDETMLAVQRCIESGKYNGYAHSQGHEEARRAIAKYSAHQSAEEIKTENILMCSGCSAALEYCILALCDRGQNLLVPRPGFCLYQTLAEGLDIEIRYYDLLPERQWEADLRQLESLIDEKTAALLINNPSNPCGSVFSQKHLEGFLDICERNYLPIIADEIYEHLVFPGSKFLAISSLSKNVPILTCSGTTKRFLVPGWRMGWIIVHDRENRLAQAVIGLKNMCGRILGSNSIVQGALPAMLENTPKSFFDSVINIISANARLAYRILRKVRGLNPIMPDGAMYMMVGIDIEHFPAFKSDTQFVQELVNEQSVFCLPGACFECPNFMRIILTVPGDMMKEACMRTAEFCEAHYKSDEAIIEHGLLD; this is translated from the exons ATGCCGGCAAGCGATTCGGAGCGTAATATTTCGACCAGCAACACCGAAAATATCAACTTAACAAAAGACCCACAACACAGCAATGACGATCAGAAGCTGAATCAAAATGTACGCCAAGAATGGAATATCAAAGCTTCGAAAATATCCGCAAGAACACACAACCGCATACGTGGTATTGTGGAGTCCTTGAAAATCAAACCGAATCCTGACAAGCCAATGATACCGTTATCTATCG GTGATCCAACGACGTTCGGCAACCTACGTGCCTCCGACGAAACTATGCTGGCTGTACAGAGATGCATCGAAAGCGGCAAATATAATGGCTACGCCCACTCACAGGGTCACGAGGAGGCACGACGCGCCATCGCCAAATATAGTGCACATCAGAGCGCCGAAGAGATAAAAACAGAGAACATACTAATGTGTAGCGGTTGCTCGGCTGCGCTGGAGTATTGCATACTGGCACTTTGTGACAGGGGACAAAATTTGCTCGTACCACGCCCTGGTTTCTGTTTATACCAAACGCTAGCCGAAGGTTTGGATATCGAAATACGTTATTACGATTTGTTGCCGGAGCGTCAATGGGAGGCTGATCTGCGTCagttggagagtttgattgatGAAAAAACAGCAGCGCTGCTAATCAATAATCCAAGTAATCCGTGTGGCAGTGTATTTAGTCAGAAGCATCTGGAGGGCTTTTTGGATATTTGTGAGCGCAATTATTTGCCCATAATAGCGGATGAG ATCTACGAGCACTTGGTATTCCCAGGCTCTAAGTTTTTAGCCATTAGCAGTCTGTCTAAAAATGTGCCGATACTCACATGCAGTGGCACTACAAAACGTTTTTTGGTGCCTGGTTGGCGTATGGGTTGGATAATTGTGCACGATCGCGAAAACCGTTTGGCTCAAGCTGTGATTGGCTTGAAGAACATGTGCGGCCGCATTTTGGGCTCCAATAGCATAGTGCAGGGCGCACTGCCCGCTATGTTGGAGAATACACCAAAAAGTTTCTTCGATAGTGTGATCAATATAATCTCG GCAAATGCACGTTTGGCTTATCGCATCTTGAGGAAGGTACGCGGGCTTAATCCTATTATGCCGGACGGCGCTATGTACATGATGGTTGGCATCGATATCGAACATTTTCCAGCCTTCAAGTCCGACACGCAATTCGTGCAAGAATTGGTGAATGAGCAGAGTGTCTTTTGTTTGCCGGGTGCTTGCTTTGAGTGCCCGAATTTTATGCGCATAATTTTGACAGTTCCTGGTGACATGATGAAAGAGGCATGCATGCGTACGGCAGAATTTTGTGAGGCGCATTATAAGAGTGATGAGGCAATTATTGAGCATGGACTCTTAGACTGA
- the sicily gene encoding NADH dehydrogenase (ubiquinone) complex I, assembly factor 6 homolog, giving the protein MRHLLKGVNSIKNLPKCLLQQTGATYCTQKKLANEVFTAQYCVNLVEKNDYENYLCTLLLNGDQRRHAFALRAFNVEVANCGAKVSEEHIIKLKLKFWYDSIDKCFSNEVSYVADHPVLRELKNTVDSNKLSKIYLKRLVTARDRPMNQPFLTIKQLEEYADQVFSSLFHLLVELNGIKDIQVDHAVSHLGKAQGIATLLRAIPYKGRSQALNIPQELLIKHGVSQERIVRDKVDDKGVEECIFEVASAAHQHLEKARSLMDKVPKEVRKFFLPSIVVERYLERLRKSSFRLTDQRCLQRDSMLPMSLYWSNLRRRY; this is encoded by the exons ATGCGGCATTTATTGAAAGGAGTAAATTCAATAAAGAATTTGCCGAAATGTCTATTACAACAAACTGGTGCAACCTATTGCACACAAAAGAAATTGGCAAATGAAGTATTTACGGCGCAATACTGCGTTAATTTGGTGGA GAAAAATGACTATGAGAATTATTTATGCACGTTGTTGTTGAATGGCGATCAACGGCGCCACGCATTTGCGTTGAGGGCGTTCAATGTTGAGGTGGCCAATTGTGGCGCCAAG GTGTCCGAAGAGcatataattaaattgaaattgaaattttggtaTGATTCAATTGATAAATGCTTCTCCAACGAAGTGTCTTACGTTGCCGATCATCCAGTTTTACgagaattaaaaaat ACAGTGGATTCAAATAAGCtgagcaaaatttatttaaagcgcTTGGTCACGGCACGTGATCGGCCAATGAACCAACCATTCCTTACAATAAAACAACTAGAAGAGTATGCTGATCAGGTTTTTTCATCACTGTTTCATCTTTTAGTTGAATTAAATGGCATTAAGGATATACAGGTGGATCATGCAGTTTCACATCTTGGCAAAGCACAAGGTATTGCAACGCTGCTAAGAGCAATACCATATAAGGGACGCAGTCAAGCATTGAATATACCACAAGAATTGTTAATCAAACATGGTGTCAGCCAGGAACGTATAGTGCGGGACAAAGTTGACGACAAAGGTGTAGAAGAGTGCATTTTTGAGGTGGCATCTGCAGCGCATCAACACttagaaaag GCTCGTAGTCTAATGGATAAAGTACCCAAAGAGGTACGTAAATTTTTCCTACCTTCCATCGTAGTGGAGCGATATTTGGAACGCTTACGAAAATCGAGTTTTAG ATTAACTGATCAAAGGTGCTTACAGAGAGATTCGATGCTACCGATGTCATTATATTGGAGTAACTTGCGCAGGCGCTATTAA